One genomic window of Quercus lobata isolate SW786 chromosome 9, ValleyOak3.0 Primary Assembly, whole genome shotgun sequence includes the following:
- the LOC115959449 gene encoding TMV resistance protein N-like isoform X1: MSTQTDSSSSSSSSSSSSSSSLKYDVFLSFCRVDTCKNFTDHLYIALRQKGIITFRDDDEILEQGKYISSQLLKAIEESKYAIIVLSTNYASSRWCLVQLAKIVECIEETKLTVLPIFYHVDPSDVRNQTGTLAEAFEKHEKDPKINKEDVQAWKAALKEVGNISGWDLHDRHESIIIQEILERISSELNLIFQSTISMELVGIESRVMEMLDLYLVEGSGGVRFVGICGMGGMGKTTLALEIYERISGSFEASSFIADVREKTKNHHLVSLQEQLLSNILKGSRKNISNVFEGINIIGNRLRNKKVLIVLDDVDGEEQLEALVGNHDWFGSGSRIIVTSRDSHLLRRCGMDVIYTVKGLNNNDALWLFSWRAFKKPYPKENYVDLSKDLVNYANGLPLALKVLGSLLFEKRIDEWKSALYKLKQEPDRNIVNILQISFDGLMDTQKDLFLDIACFFKGANKDCVRDILESFGYYPNYNIDVLMDKSLITINREGTLLMHDLLQEMGQEIVRRESPEEPGHRSRLWLYEDVLHILKNNTGTKVVEGIMLNIPIEAKEHLSAKAFSKMKNLRLLKINSMKPPQGLNRGHVQLPQGLNYLSNELRIIDWHGYPLKSMPTSFQLNKLVELRMRYSDIKQLWKGIMILNQLKLIDLSDSQNLIEIPDLSGVPNLKQLILQRCTRLYKIHVSLGDLKRLIRLDLNGCKCLKSLPHKINLEALETFIISGCSKLKKFPYIVENMPCLWKLCLSETAIKDLSLLVIHSTGLIELDLRDCKNLSSLPIAICTLMSLKTLNLSGCSKLDELPENLGKIEGLEVLNLSGTAITDLPSSVVHLKNLKVLSLSGCVGLSSNKLTRFPLLQPRRSPDPMGMIERYLIGFCSLTELDLSYCNVQTIPNVLGCLSSLECLNLKGNNFVCLPESIIQLSNLTSLFMGGCTHLRMLPKLPLNVKYIDATECTSLETLSLRPEYDFRADFRLLNCDKLIKNQGYGDLFPTMLRRFIINPQFAYHVVIPGSEIPKWFSHQNVGASVNLDLSCNKLMGIVVCAVFVFRQHHPLHQLHIQDYGYMIGTHELHCFFGQCYGSGIVLSEEFGKIESYQLWLEYIPSTNSEATWKEILNKVDGNGFSQIEVKFEPFGPGLEVMKCGAHLVSKPDIEDLINQNKAGPSSCIITPHDEDGFEDSEKDTKIKRSRDDSDGEGAGPSGEATSNDVDEPHPKRIRLPNLIERLFPRLGNWLGNSSTQEQGDSDCEEEKSQ; the protein is encoded by the exons ATGTCCACTCAAACAGattcctcctcctcttcttcttcttcttcttcttcttcttcttcttctttgaaataCGATGTGTTCCTTAGTTTTTGCAGAGTTGACACCTGCAAGAATTTTACAGACCATCTATATATTGCTTTGAGACAAAAGGGTATTATCACCTTCAGGGATGATGATGAGATACTTGAGCAAGGAAAGTATATTTCTTCGCAGCTCTTGAAGGCAATAGAAGAGTCCAAGTATGCAATCATCGTTCTCTCAACAAACTATGCTTCTTCAAGGTGGTGCTTGGTTCAACTAGCTAAGATTGTTGAATGCATAGAAGAGACCAAGTTGACAGTTTTGCCCATCTTTTACCATGTTGATCCCTCCGATGTACGGAACCAGACGGGTACTCTTGCTGAAGCCTTTGAGAAGCATGAAAAAGATCCCAAGATTAACAAAGAGGATGTGCAAGCATGGAAAGCTGCTTTGAAAGAAGTGGGCAATATCTCTGGATGGGATTTACATGATAG GCATGAATCAATAATTATCCAAGAGATCCTTGAAAGGATATCTAGTGAATTGAATCTTATATTTCAAAGTACAATTTCCATGGAACTTGTTGGAATAGAATCCCGTGTGATGGAAATGTTGGATTTATATTTAGTTGAAGGGTCGGGTGGTGTTCGCTTTGTTGGGATTTGTGGGATGGGTGGTATGGGTAAAACAACTCTTGCACTAGAAATTTATGAAAGAATTTCAGGTAGCTTTGAAGCTAGCAGCTTTATAGCTGATGTaagagaaaaaactaaaaatcatcaTCTAGTTTCTTTACAAGAACAACTTCTTTCTAACATCCTTAAAGGAAgtagaaaaaatatatcaaatgtTTTTGAGGGGATCAATATTATAGGGAATAGACTACGTAATAAAAAAgttcttattgttcttgatgatgtggatgGAGAAGAACAACTAGAAGCATTAGTTGGAAACCATGATTGGTTTGGTTCAGGGAGTAGAATAATTGTAACAAGTAGAGATAGCCACTTGTTGAGAAGATGTGGTATGGATGTTATATATACAGTCAAGGGATTGAATAACAATGATGCTTTGTGGCTTTTTAGTTGGAGAGCTTTCAAGAAACCCTATCCTAAAGAAAATTATGTGGATTTGTCTAAGGACTTGGTGAATTATGCCAATGGCCTTCCTTTGGCTCTTAAAGTTTTAGGTTCTTTGTTGTTTGAAAAAAGAATAGATGAATGGAAAAGTGCCTTATATAAACTAAAACAAGAACCTGATAGAAACATTGTAAATATACTTCAAATAAGTTTTGATGGTCTGATGGATACCCAAAAAGATTTGTTTTTggatattgcatgttttttcaAAGGAGCGAACAAAGATTGCGTAAGAGATATATTAGAAAGTTTTGGATACTATCCAAACTACAATATTGATGTTCTTATGGACAAATCGCTCATAACCATTAATAGAGAGGGAACTTTGTTGATGCATGATTTGCTACAAGAAATGGGTCAAGAAATTGTTCGTCGTGAATCCCCTGAAGAGCCTGGTCATCGAAGTAGGTTATGGCTTTATGAGGATGTCCttcatatattgaaaaataatact GGAACAAAGGTTGTTGAAGGCATAATGCTAAACATTCCAATTGAAGCAAAGGAACACTTAAGTGCTAAAGCCTTCTCAAAGATGAAAAATttgagattgcttaaaattaATAGTATGAAACCTCCACAAGGCCTTAATAGAGGTCATGTCCAACTTCCACAAGGCCTCAATTATCTTTCTAATGAGTTACGCATAATAGATTGGCATGGATATCCTTTAAAATCCATGCCAACCAGTTTCCAACTAAACAAACTTGTTGAACTAAGAATGCGTTATAGTGACATCAAACAACTATGGAAAGGAATTATG ATTTTAAATCAGTTAAAACTCATTGACCTCAGTGATTCTCAAAACTTGATTGAGATCCCGGACCTTAGTGGAGTCCCAAATCTTAAGCAATTGATCCTCCAACGTTGTACAAGACTCTATAAGATACATGTATCTCTTGGAGATCTCAAAAGGCTTATTCGATTGGATTTGAATGGTTGTAAATGTCTCAAAAGCCTTCCTCACAAGATCAACTTGGAAGCTCttgaaacttttattatttctggTTGTTCAAAACTGAAGAAATTTCCATATATTGTGGAAAATATGCCATGTTTGTGGAAACTTTGTTTGAGTGAGACTGCTATAaaagatttatcattattaGTGATACACTCAACTGGCCTTATAGAATTGGATCTAAGAGATTGCAAAAACCTTTCAAGTCTCCCTATTGCAATTTGTACTTTGATGTCTCTAAAAACTCTCAATTTATCTGGCTGCTCAAAACTTGACGAATTGCCAGAAAATTTGGGGAAAATCGAAGGTTTGGAGGTGTTAAACTTGAGTGGGACTGCTATAACGGACCTACCTTCATCCGTTGTCCActtaaaaaatctcaaagtACTATCTCTCTCTGGATGCGTGGGGTTATCATCTAATAAGCTCACAAGGTTTCCTTTATTGCAACCTAGAAGAAGTCCAGATCCCATGGGCATGATAGAGCGTTATTTAATAGGCTTTTGCTCTTTGACCGAACTTGATCTAAGTTATTGCAATGTTCAGACAATTCCTAATGTTCTTGGGTGCTTGTCATCTTTAGAATGTTTAAATCTAAagggaaataattttgtttgccTTCCTGAAAGTATAATTCAACTATCTAATTTGACATCTCTTTTTATGGGTGGTTGCACTCATCTTCGAATGTTGCCTAAGCTTCCATTAAATGTTAAGTATATTGATGCAACAGAGTGTACCTCACTGGAAACATTATCATTAAGACCAGAATATGATTTTCGGGCAGACTTTCGTCTTCTCAATTGCGACAAATTGATCAAGAATCAAGGCTACGGTGACCTATTTCCAACAATGCTAAGACGTTTTATCATTAATCCCCAg TTTGCTTACCATGTCGTGATTCCTGGGAGTGAAATTCCAAAATGGTTTAGCCACCAAAATGTGGGGGCTTCAGTGAATCTAGATTTATCATGTAACAAATTGATGGGAATTGTTGTGTGCGCTGTTTTTGTATTCCGCCAGCATCATCCACTTCACCAACTTCATATTCAAGATTATGGATATATGATAGGTACGCATGAACTTCATTGTTTCTTTGGTCAATGTTATGGTTCGGGCATTGTTTTATCTGAGGAATTTGGTAAGATTGAATCGTATCAGCTTTGGCTGGAATATATTCCCTCTACAAACTCTGAAGCGACATGGAAAGAAATATTGAATAAAGTCGATGGTAATGGATTCAGCCAGATTGAAGTTAAATTTGAACCGTTCGGTCCAGGATTGGAGGTTATGAAATGCGGGGCCCATCTGGTATCCAAGCCAGACATTGAAGACCTAATAAACCAAAATAAGGCTGGGCCTAGCAGCTGCATCATCACTCCTCATGATGAGGATGGTTTTGAGGATTCAGAAAAAGATACCAAAATTAAGCGAAGCCGTGATGACTCTGATGGGGAAGGGGCTGGACCTAGTGGAGAAGCTACCTCTAATGATGTAGACGAACCACACCCAAAGAGGATAAGACTCCCTAATCTGATTGAAAGATTATTTCCACGTTTGGGAAATTGGCTTGGGAATTCAAGCACACAAGAACAAGGTGACTCTGATTGCGAGGAAGAGAAATCCCAGTGA
- the LOC115959449 gene encoding TMV resistance protein N-like isoform X3 — protein sequence MSTQTDSSSSSSSSSSSSSSSLKYDVFLSFCRVDTCKNFTDHLYIALRQKGIITFRDDDEILEQGKYISSQLLKAIEESKYAIIVLSTNYASSRWCLVQLAKIVECIEETKLTVLPIFYHVDPSDVRNQTGTLAEAFEKHEKDPKINKEDVQAWKAALKEVGNISGWDLHDRHESIIIQEILERISSELNLIFQSTISMELVGIESRVMEMLDLYLVEGSGGVRFVGICGMGGMGKTTLALEIYERISGSFEASSFIADVREKTKNHHLVSLQEQLLSNILKGSRKNISNVFEGINIIGNRLRNKKVLIVLDDVDGEEQLEALVGNHDWFGSGSRIIVTSRDSHLLRRCGMDVIYTVKGLNNNDALWLFSWRAFKKPYPKENYVDLSKDLVNYANGLPLALKVLGSLLFEKRIDEWKSALYKLKQEPDRNIVNILQISFDGLMDTQKDLFLDIACFFKGANKDCVRDILESFGYYPNYNIDVLMDKSLITINREGTLLMHDLLQEMGQEIVRRESPEEPGHRSRLWLYEDVLHILKNNTGTKVVEGIMLNIPIEAKEHLSAKAFSKMKNLRLLKINSMKPPQGLNRGHVQLPQGLNYLSNELRIIDWHGYPLKSMPTSFQLNKLVELRMRYSDIKQLWKGIMILNQLKLIDLSDSQNLIEIPDLSGVPNLKQLILQRCTRLYKIHVSLGDLKRLIRLDLNGCKCLKSLPHKINLEALETFIISGCSKLKKFPYIVENMPCLWKLCLSETAIKDLSLLVIHSTGLIELDLRDCKNLSSLPIAICTLMSLKTLNLSGCSKLDELPENLGKIEGLEVLNLSGTAITDLPSSVVHLKNLKVLSLSGCVGLSSNKLTRFPLLQPRRSPDPMGMIERYLIGFCSLTELDLSYCNVQTIPNVLGCLSSLECLNLKGNNFVCLPESIIQLSNLTSLFMGGCTHLRMLPKLPLNVKYIDATECTSLETLSLRPEYDFRADFRLLNCDKLIKNQGYGDLFPTMLRRFIINPQFAYHVVIPGSEIPKWFSHQNVGASVNLDLSCNKLMGIVVCAVFVFRQHHPLHQLHIQDYGYMIGLEVMKCGAHLVSKPDIEDLINQNKAGPSSCIITPHDEDGFEDSEKDTKIKRSRDDSDGEGAGPSGEATSNDVDEPHPKRIRLPNLIERLFPRLGNWLGNSSTQEQGDSDCEEEKSQ from the exons ATGTCCACTCAAACAGattcctcctcctcttcttcttcttcttcttcttcttcttcttcttctttgaaataCGATGTGTTCCTTAGTTTTTGCAGAGTTGACACCTGCAAGAATTTTACAGACCATCTATATATTGCTTTGAGACAAAAGGGTATTATCACCTTCAGGGATGATGATGAGATACTTGAGCAAGGAAAGTATATTTCTTCGCAGCTCTTGAAGGCAATAGAAGAGTCCAAGTATGCAATCATCGTTCTCTCAACAAACTATGCTTCTTCAAGGTGGTGCTTGGTTCAACTAGCTAAGATTGTTGAATGCATAGAAGAGACCAAGTTGACAGTTTTGCCCATCTTTTACCATGTTGATCCCTCCGATGTACGGAACCAGACGGGTACTCTTGCTGAAGCCTTTGAGAAGCATGAAAAAGATCCCAAGATTAACAAAGAGGATGTGCAAGCATGGAAAGCTGCTTTGAAAGAAGTGGGCAATATCTCTGGATGGGATTTACATGATAG GCATGAATCAATAATTATCCAAGAGATCCTTGAAAGGATATCTAGTGAATTGAATCTTATATTTCAAAGTACAATTTCCATGGAACTTGTTGGAATAGAATCCCGTGTGATGGAAATGTTGGATTTATATTTAGTTGAAGGGTCGGGTGGTGTTCGCTTTGTTGGGATTTGTGGGATGGGTGGTATGGGTAAAACAACTCTTGCACTAGAAATTTATGAAAGAATTTCAGGTAGCTTTGAAGCTAGCAGCTTTATAGCTGATGTaagagaaaaaactaaaaatcatcaTCTAGTTTCTTTACAAGAACAACTTCTTTCTAACATCCTTAAAGGAAgtagaaaaaatatatcaaatgtTTTTGAGGGGATCAATATTATAGGGAATAGACTACGTAATAAAAAAgttcttattgttcttgatgatgtggatgGAGAAGAACAACTAGAAGCATTAGTTGGAAACCATGATTGGTTTGGTTCAGGGAGTAGAATAATTGTAACAAGTAGAGATAGCCACTTGTTGAGAAGATGTGGTATGGATGTTATATATACAGTCAAGGGATTGAATAACAATGATGCTTTGTGGCTTTTTAGTTGGAGAGCTTTCAAGAAACCCTATCCTAAAGAAAATTATGTGGATTTGTCTAAGGACTTGGTGAATTATGCCAATGGCCTTCCTTTGGCTCTTAAAGTTTTAGGTTCTTTGTTGTTTGAAAAAAGAATAGATGAATGGAAAAGTGCCTTATATAAACTAAAACAAGAACCTGATAGAAACATTGTAAATATACTTCAAATAAGTTTTGATGGTCTGATGGATACCCAAAAAGATTTGTTTTTggatattgcatgttttttcaAAGGAGCGAACAAAGATTGCGTAAGAGATATATTAGAAAGTTTTGGATACTATCCAAACTACAATATTGATGTTCTTATGGACAAATCGCTCATAACCATTAATAGAGAGGGAACTTTGTTGATGCATGATTTGCTACAAGAAATGGGTCAAGAAATTGTTCGTCGTGAATCCCCTGAAGAGCCTGGTCATCGAAGTAGGTTATGGCTTTATGAGGATGTCCttcatatattgaaaaataatact GGAACAAAGGTTGTTGAAGGCATAATGCTAAACATTCCAATTGAAGCAAAGGAACACTTAAGTGCTAAAGCCTTCTCAAAGATGAAAAATttgagattgcttaaaattaATAGTATGAAACCTCCACAAGGCCTTAATAGAGGTCATGTCCAACTTCCACAAGGCCTCAATTATCTTTCTAATGAGTTACGCATAATAGATTGGCATGGATATCCTTTAAAATCCATGCCAACCAGTTTCCAACTAAACAAACTTGTTGAACTAAGAATGCGTTATAGTGACATCAAACAACTATGGAAAGGAATTATG ATTTTAAATCAGTTAAAACTCATTGACCTCAGTGATTCTCAAAACTTGATTGAGATCCCGGACCTTAGTGGAGTCCCAAATCTTAAGCAATTGATCCTCCAACGTTGTACAAGACTCTATAAGATACATGTATCTCTTGGAGATCTCAAAAGGCTTATTCGATTGGATTTGAATGGTTGTAAATGTCTCAAAAGCCTTCCTCACAAGATCAACTTGGAAGCTCttgaaacttttattatttctggTTGTTCAAAACTGAAGAAATTTCCATATATTGTGGAAAATATGCCATGTTTGTGGAAACTTTGTTTGAGTGAGACTGCTATAaaagatttatcattattaGTGATACACTCAACTGGCCTTATAGAATTGGATCTAAGAGATTGCAAAAACCTTTCAAGTCTCCCTATTGCAATTTGTACTTTGATGTCTCTAAAAACTCTCAATTTATCTGGCTGCTCAAAACTTGACGAATTGCCAGAAAATTTGGGGAAAATCGAAGGTTTGGAGGTGTTAAACTTGAGTGGGACTGCTATAACGGACCTACCTTCATCCGTTGTCCActtaaaaaatctcaaagtACTATCTCTCTCTGGATGCGTGGGGTTATCATCTAATAAGCTCACAAGGTTTCCTTTATTGCAACCTAGAAGAAGTCCAGATCCCATGGGCATGATAGAGCGTTATTTAATAGGCTTTTGCTCTTTGACCGAACTTGATCTAAGTTATTGCAATGTTCAGACAATTCCTAATGTTCTTGGGTGCTTGTCATCTTTAGAATGTTTAAATCTAAagggaaataattttgtttgccTTCCTGAAAGTATAATTCAACTATCTAATTTGACATCTCTTTTTATGGGTGGTTGCACTCATCTTCGAATGTTGCCTAAGCTTCCATTAAATGTTAAGTATATTGATGCAACAGAGTGTACCTCACTGGAAACATTATCATTAAGACCAGAATATGATTTTCGGGCAGACTTTCGTCTTCTCAATTGCGACAAATTGATCAAGAATCAAGGCTACGGTGACCTATTTCCAACAATGCTAAGACGTTTTATCATTAATCCCCAg TTTGCTTACCATGTCGTGATTCCTGGGAGTGAAATTCCAAAATGGTTTAGCCACCAAAATGTGGGGGCTTCAGTGAATCTAGATTTATCATGTAACAAATTGATGGGAATTGTTGTGTGCGCTGTTTTTGTATTCCGCCAGCATCATCCACTTCACCAACTTCATATTCAAGATTATGGATATATGATAG GATTGGAGGTTATGAAATGCGGGGCCCATCTGGTATCCAAGCCAGACATTGAAGACCTAATAAACCAAAATAAGGCTGGGCCTAGCAGCTGCATCATCACTCCTCATGATGAGGATGGTTTTGAGGATTCAGAAAAAGATACCAAAATTAAGCGAAGCCGTGATGACTCTGATGGGGAAGGGGCTGGACCTAGTGGAGAAGCTACCTCTAATGATGTAGACGAACCACACCCAAAGAGGATAAGACTCCCTAATCTGATTGAAAGATTATTTCCACGTTTGGGAAATTGGCTTGGGAATTCAAGCACACAAGAACAAGGTGACTCTGATTGCGAGGAAGAGAAATCCCAGTGA
- the LOC115959449 gene encoding TMV resistance protein N-like isoform X2 — translation MSTQTDSSSSSSSSSSSSSSSLKYDVFLSFCRVDTCKNFTDHLYIALRQKGIITFRDDDEILEQGKYISSQLLKAIEESKYAIIVLSTNYASSRWCLVQLAKIVECIEETKLTVLPIFYHVDPSDVRNQTGTLAEAFEKHEKDPKINKEDVQAWKAALKEVGNISGWDLHDRHESIIIQEILERISSELNLIFQSTISMELVGIESRVMEMLDLYLVEGSGGVRFVGICGMGGMGKTTLALEIYERISGSFEASSFIADVREKTKNHHLVSLQEQLLSNILKGSRKNISNVFEGINIIGNRLRNKKVLIVLDDVDGEEQLEALVGNHDWFGSGSRIIVTSRDSHLLRRCGMDVIYTVKGLNNNDALWLFSWRAFKKPYPKENYVDLSKDLVNYANGLPLALKVLGSLLFEKRIDEWKSALYKLKQEPDRNIVNILQISFDGLMDTQKDLFLDIACFFKGANKDCVRDILESFGYYPNYNIDVLMDKSLITINREGTLLMHDLLQEMGQEIVRRESPEEPGHRSRLWLYEDVLHILKNNTGTKVVEGIMLNIPIEAKEHLSAKAFSKMKNLRLLKINSMKPPQGLNRGHVQLPQGLNYLSNELRIIDWHGYPLKSMPTSFQLNKLVELRMRYSDIKQLWKGIMILNQLKLIDLSDSQNLIEIPDLSGVPNLKQLILQRCTRLYKIHVSLGDLKRLIRLDLNGCKCLKSLPHKINLEALETFIISGCSKLKKFPYIVENMPCLWKLCLSETAIKDLSLLVIHSTGLIELDLRDCKNLSSLPIAICTLMSLKTLNLSGCSKLDELPENLGKIEGLEVLNLSGTAITDLPSSVVHLKNLKVLSLSGCVGLSSNKLTRFPLLQPRRSPDPMGMIERYLIGFCSLTELDLSYCNVQTIPNVLGCLSSLECLNLKGNNFVCLPESIIQLSNLTSLFMGGCTHLRMLPKLPLNVKYIDATECTSLETLSLRPEYDFRADFRLLNCDKLIKNQGYGDLFPTMLRRFIINPQHHPLHQLHIQDYGYMIGTHELHCFFGQCYGSGIVLSEEFGKIESYQLWLEYIPSTNSEATWKEILNKVDGNGFSQIEVKFEPFGPGLEVMKCGAHLVSKPDIEDLINQNKAGPSSCIITPHDEDGFEDSEKDTKIKRSRDDSDGEGAGPSGEATSNDVDEPHPKRIRLPNLIERLFPRLGNWLGNSSTQEQGDSDCEEEKSQ, via the exons ATGTCCACTCAAACAGattcctcctcctcttcttcttcttcttcttcttcttcttcttcttctttgaaataCGATGTGTTCCTTAGTTTTTGCAGAGTTGACACCTGCAAGAATTTTACAGACCATCTATATATTGCTTTGAGACAAAAGGGTATTATCACCTTCAGGGATGATGATGAGATACTTGAGCAAGGAAAGTATATTTCTTCGCAGCTCTTGAAGGCAATAGAAGAGTCCAAGTATGCAATCATCGTTCTCTCAACAAACTATGCTTCTTCAAGGTGGTGCTTGGTTCAACTAGCTAAGATTGTTGAATGCATAGAAGAGACCAAGTTGACAGTTTTGCCCATCTTTTACCATGTTGATCCCTCCGATGTACGGAACCAGACGGGTACTCTTGCTGAAGCCTTTGAGAAGCATGAAAAAGATCCCAAGATTAACAAAGAGGATGTGCAAGCATGGAAAGCTGCTTTGAAAGAAGTGGGCAATATCTCTGGATGGGATTTACATGATAG GCATGAATCAATAATTATCCAAGAGATCCTTGAAAGGATATCTAGTGAATTGAATCTTATATTTCAAAGTACAATTTCCATGGAACTTGTTGGAATAGAATCCCGTGTGATGGAAATGTTGGATTTATATTTAGTTGAAGGGTCGGGTGGTGTTCGCTTTGTTGGGATTTGTGGGATGGGTGGTATGGGTAAAACAACTCTTGCACTAGAAATTTATGAAAGAATTTCAGGTAGCTTTGAAGCTAGCAGCTTTATAGCTGATGTaagagaaaaaactaaaaatcatcaTCTAGTTTCTTTACAAGAACAACTTCTTTCTAACATCCTTAAAGGAAgtagaaaaaatatatcaaatgtTTTTGAGGGGATCAATATTATAGGGAATAGACTACGTAATAAAAAAgttcttattgttcttgatgatgtggatgGAGAAGAACAACTAGAAGCATTAGTTGGAAACCATGATTGGTTTGGTTCAGGGAGTAGAATAATTGTAACAAGTAGAGATAGCCACTTGTTGAGAAGATGTGGTATGGATGTTATATATACAGTCAAGGGATTGAATAACAATGATGCTTTGTGGCTTTTTAGTTGGAGAGCTTTCAAGAAACCCTATCCTAAAGAAAATTATGTGGATTTGTCTAAGGACTTGGTGAATTATGCCAATGGCCTTCCTTTGGCTCTTAAAGTTTTAGGTTCTTTGTTGTTTGAAAAAAGAATAGATGAATGGAAAAGTGCCTTATATAAACTAAAACAAGAACCTGATAGAAACATTGTAAATATACTTCAAATAAGTTTTGATGGTCTGATGGATACCCAAAAAGATTTGTTTTTggatattgcatgttttttcaAAGGAGCGAACAAAGATTGCGTAAGAGATATATTAGAAAGTTTTGGATACTATCCAAACTACAATATTGATGTTCTTATGGACAAATCGCTCATAACCATTAATAGAGAGGGAACTTTGTTGATGCATGATTTGCTACAAGAAATGGGTCAAGAAATTGTTCGTCGTGAATCCCCTGAAGAGCCTGGTCATCGAAGTAGGTTATGGCTTTATGAGGATGTCCttcatatattgaaaaataatact GGAACAAAGGTTGTTGAAGGCATAATGCTAAACATTCCAATTGAAGCAAAGGAACACTTAAGTGCTAAAGCCTTCTCAAAGATGAAAAATttgagattgcttaaaattaATAGTATGAAACCTCCACAAGGCCTTAATAGAGGTCATGTCCAACTTCCACAAGGCCTCAATTATCTTTCTAATGAGTTACGCATAATAGATTGGCATGGATATCCTTTAAAATCCATGCCAACCAGTTTCCAACTAAACAAACTTGTTGAACTAAGAATGCGTTATAGTGACATCAAACAACTATGGAAAGGAATTATG ATTTTAAATCAGTTAAAACTCATTGACCTCAGTGATTCTCAAAACTTGATTGAGATCCCGGACCTTAGTGGAGTCCCAAATCTTAAGCAATTGATCCTCCAACGTTGTACAAGACTCTATAAGATACATGTATCTCTTGGAGATCTCAAAAGGCTTATTCGATTGGATTTGAATGGTTGTAAATGTCTCAAAAGCCTTCCTCACAAGATCAACTTGGAAGCTCttgaaacttttattatttctggTTGTTCAAAACTGAAGAAATTTCCATATATTGTGGAAAATATGCCATGTTTGTGGAAACTTTGTTTGAGTGAGACTGCTATAaaagatttatcattattaGTGATACACTCAACTGGCCTTATAGAATTGGATCTAAGAGATTGCAAAAACCTTTCAAGTCTCCCTATTGCAATTTGTACTTTGATGTCTCTAAAAACTCTCAATTTATCTGGCTGCTCAAAACTTGACGAATTGCCAGAAAATTTGGGGAAAATCGAAGGTTTGGAGGTGTTAAACTTGAGTGGGACTGCTATAACGGACCTACCTTCATCCGTTGTCCActtaaaaaatctcaaagtACTATCTCTCTCTGGATGCGTGGGGTTATCATCTAATAAGCTCACAAGGTTTCCTTTATTGCAACCTAGAAGAAGTCCAGATCCCATGGGCATGATAGAGCGTTATTTAATAGGCTTTTGCTCTTTGACCGAACTTGATCTAAGTTATTGCAATGTTCAGACAATTCCTAATGTTCTTGGGTGCTTGTCATCTTTAGAATGTTTAAATCTAAagggaaataattttgtttgccTTCCTGAAAGTATAATTCAACTATCTAATTTGACATCTCTTTTTATGGGTGGTTGCACTCATCTTCGAATGTTGCCTAAGCTTCCATTAAATGTTAAGTATATTGATGCAACAGAGTGTACCTCACTGGAAACATTATCATTAAGACCAGAATATGATTTTCGGGCAGACTTTCGTCTTCTCAATTGCGACAAATTGATCAAGAATCAAGGCTACGGTGACCTATTTCCAACAATGCTAAGACGTTTTATCATTAATCCCCAg CATCATCCACTTCACCAACTTCATATTCAAGATTATGGATATATGATAGGTACGCATGAACTTCATTGTTTCTTTGGTCAATGTTATGGTTCGGGCATTGTTTTATCTGAGGAATTTGGTAAGATTGAATCGTATCAGCTTTGGCTGGAATATATTCCCTCTACAAACTCTGAAGCGACATGGAAAGAAATATTGAATAAAGTCGATGGTAATGGATTCAGCCAGATTGAAGTTAAATTTGAACCGTTCGGTCCAGGATTGGAGGTTATGAAATGCGGGGCCCATCTGGTATCCAAGCCAGACATTGAAGACCTAATAAACCAAAATAAGGCTGGGCCTAGCAGCTGCATCATCACTCCTCATGATGAGGATGGTTTTGAGGATTCAGAAAAAGATACCAAAATTAAGCGAAGCCGTGATGACTCTGATGGGGAAGGGGCTGGACCTAGTGGAGAAGCTACCTCTAATGATGTAGACGAACCACACCCAAAGAGGATAAGACTCCCTAATCTGATTGAAAGATTATTTCCACGTTTGGGAAATTGGCTTGGGAATTCAAGCACACAAGAACAAGGTGACTCTGATTGCGAGGAAGAGAAATCCCAGTGA